The Bactrocera dorsalis isolate Fly_Bdor chromosome 2, ASM2337382v1, whole genome shotgun sequence region TACCAAATTGGCATTAGACGAATTCGGTACATTCATAACCACACAACGGGGTTATGTGCCCATGAAGGGTAAAGGCGAAATGCTCACATATTGGCTCGAGGGTGAAGTACCAAAACCGGAGTCACCTACAGTGCCGGCACAACAGTTGCTGCACGGGCGGCGTTCCTCACTCAAACATCCGCCGCAACGTTATAGTGTTATGTTGCAAAAGCAACATTCCGAGATCTCAGAGGGTGAGCAGTTACCGCCAGCGACAATAGTCGAACACAGCAGCGTACCGAAAACGCCGACTTTGCGTGTGAAGCGCAAAATCTCGTCATCATCACCTAAATTGAATGGCAACGAATTTAAACCCGAGGACTTCAATTACTATCTGGATAATGTCAAACAACAAGAAGACAAAGAGCACATAGTGACTATGGGTAAGCTAACAAATGGGCTCAACGGCGACATTTACAGTAGTCGGTCGCTGCGTGAGCCACGTAAAGATGCCAACAACGAGTTGGCCAATCTACGTTTACCGCTATCAGGTGCACTAAAAAATCACAATAACAATTTAGCGAATAACCACCGTACCAGCTTTACACATCTAATGCAATCCAACTCGAATTCCAATCTAAGCGGCATTCTACATCCGACAACACCGGCATTAGCACGCGTGCGCCCGAGGCCGTCACCAAGCATTTCACCATTGGTATCAAGTGAACGTGTCGACAACGACCACTTACAAAATGTGCAACGCATCAAATTCCAAGTAGGCATTAAAGATGACGGACCACAAGATAGCGGTATAAATGACAGATCTGAGCCAAATACTTCTACACAACTTTTACCTCGGCGCGCATCACTTGATGAATCATATAGtgaatcaaatatttataagccTGATGGCGTTAATGATGACGAAGACGACATTGATTTGCCATTAAATCACCAGTTGAATAGTAGTAAAGCACGCTTGTTGGAAGGCGAAAATCTAAATAGCGTTGTATTCACTAAAAATGGTTGTGATAGTGTatgcaaaagcaacaataatagcTATAATAACattgtaaaagcaaataatgCAAAGAATTTGCATCTTATCAGCAAAGCTGTGCCGCCAATGGATAATCACGTGGGCGCACGTACTGCTGACGCAGCAAATACGGGTGCCAGTGTAGTGGGTAATGCTGTAACTGTGGCCACACCTACTGCAGGGAGTGTGGCGCAACCGTTATTGGGAAAATCAATTCATAATTTAGTATAAATCATTATTTCAGCAACGAATTTCACAACTGCAGAGCAATCATGCAATTGTATTGCAACTCATGTTCACTAAGTGGACGCCTACATGTACAGGTGCAGGAAGTACTTTGAAACTGATTTCAGGTTTATAAGTAAGTGGAAATGTGATCacaaatttctcaaaaataaatgaactttAAACTCTTGTTTGTATTAAAATGCTTGAATATAACTTGGCTGAGGCGCAgagcaattgaaaatatttgcacatgtAAACTAATATTACAGAAATTCTTGTACTCAGTGctattacaaacaaaaaaactaaatattcactcataaataaaaactagttttaaaaaataatttaacatttattaGGTTTTCAAATTACTGTTGTATAGTGTTATGTAATATGCCAACAGCATAGTACGACAAATgtagcaaaaataatatattgaaaatgttaGATTTTAAACACAAACATAATTTCATCACGTCCTTAAATCGACCATCACAAATAGCATGTAAGTTAAATTCTTTGTTTATATACTAAACTTTAGAGTATATAAAGAATTGTAGCGTGTTTTAAAATCATCTTTATCCAGTGGCTGTTCTCAAAAACTTTTAACAAATAATTGTAGTAATatcttgaaaatatatttacattttaagttgtatttatttttttacttaattattgTCTAGTATATttagaaaaacatatttatatatacatgtatatgatacgtataaatacatatattttaaatattgtaagaaagtgtagttgaaaaaataaagcatcaaacaaattattttcaatatcaaACTGATTatttaatttccaattttcaaCTCGTTTACAAAATCATAACAAACAGACGATTATCTTACGcacctaatttatttattatgcagCATCgtcaaaaaaccaaaatattagTTCAAACCACGCGAGCACGACCATTTCTCCTTTTGTCATTAACTACAGATCTTTGGGAAAAACGAAATATTATGCGGTAAATAAACACTCTcgaaatattaagttttttgagaaactcatattttcaaaaatttcacttgGGCTTTACACAGATATTTTTTAGCTTCCACTTCCAATGTTAATAAGCTTAAGCGAAGAGTACGCGCTGTAAACtttgtaacagaatttatgACAGGACTAAGTACTAATGCTCTTTTTTTATATGTGGAAATTCAAATTACACTACTTTTAACTTAcggtttttaaataaacaagagtaCAATAAACAAGTATGTATGGCTACATATATGTCATAGTCAAATACATTATAACATGATTTTGTATTGGTTATGACATACTACATATTTGCTTGTAAATCTACTACTTACATTGCGCTGCAATTAAGAAACCGCTGAATATATTAAGGTACGCTATGGTAATTTGCTTTAAAGTATCATCAAAACACTTAGTAAAACTTTAAACACTTGAAGGGGAACACACTTAACACATTTTCACAatataaaacttatttattcACTTTATACACCTTGAAAAAGTGGACTTGCTCTTATTTCTTAACAACTTTGTGAAACACATACTACATTTACTTCGACTATACAGCCACACACACTCTTCCccgttttacatttttcttacaaCGCACACATTTAGAAGACACACGATTATTTAAATACacggaaatttaaattaattcttagTATCCgccaatttttgatttattcgcTCAACTGTTATTAATTTCaccaaatattattcaatttatCAAATTGGCTTCAACGAAAAGAAACAACCGCGACACAAAAGAAAATGGTTTCCTTTTCCGTTAGTTTTACATATCTTAAGTTTGTATAGGGTAACTCAGATTGACAAGAAAACCAAATTCACAGGGTGCTTAGTAGCCGATATACATGTAGTCGAATATACGTTGAACCAAAAAACTTGtgaaatatgttataaataaaaaaataactttttgattttgttgtaaaatataattaattgttttttactGTGATATACATGCCTTCTTAGCAACTTTTGCTATATGTAGATCTTTTAAGTTTTGTACCGATTTAAATCTCTGCAATGACAGTTACACATCTCTAATAGTAAGCATTTGACATTTGACTGCTGTCAGCTGTGCAGGCAAAGAAAATTGGGGAAGAATTTTTATCCTTAATTAAAGCAGCCAAGTTATTGTTTATGCAGACATTTCAATATTTgctattacaaaattaaaaacaatattttaatatagaaTATATTGTGTGACGTTATATGCTACAAGTgttataaacttaatatatgAAATCGGTGTAATGCTAATCGCTACAAAATAATCTCCGGCGCAGAGTAATTTGAAAGTCATTCcgaaaagtaaaatttgaagtgcgtaaatgcaaaaattgcataattaaaactaaagcaccaataatttattaaacaatCTTTACAGTGTGGTTGTGGCACAAAAAATGGTTTAGATTGAAAACGGACGGTGTACAAAATCGGAAGTAATATTTTGTCCAGTTTAGAGCAACTAGGAAATAATACTTATAGGTATGTCTTTGTTCTTGCTTTAGCTTCGACAATTTATGGAAATAAACAACCATTTATAACcgcaaatagaaaaattaaacatttatgtatataaatataacaaataacacatatgtatttaacaacattttacaacaaatttttattcgtaTTGTTGTTTTACGTTAAACTTCAATGGAAATAAAATCTaacaattgtttgtttgtttgctgctTCAATTATCAATTATCTGGGCAGACGTGTGTCACTAAACTCATGTAGATCAAAATTAGACTTGCTAATTAAGTACATATTCCTATTTTGCATTTCGTGTCGCCTACAAATTAATATTCTTCCACTATGAAATGATAATTAAATCTATTGAATATCCATTTCGTGTATGATCTGATAAGCAGTTATCGCATAAAGTAATTTatgttataatttatataaacagaaaaaaagttaactttggTTACACGCTAGCtttaataccctttacaaacacaaaagataaggggtctccgacgttttttCTGGCTGTTAccaacttcgtggcaaactttaCCTAACATGTTAATGGTATAAGTGGTTGGCGTGAATTCAAAAACTTTAGATATCCTAACTAATTACAAAACTAAAAGTCATCGTCAACGCCCATGTAACCGTGTCATTTTTGCAAACTAAATATTTCTTGTGAAATAATTATGTTGTAATTTAAGCTTAGCTGCTTTTGCAATAATTCAAATAATGCAAAATCACAATTCGccgtatattttttcttatcaatttgaCGTCCGTCAAAGCGCTCAACGACAATTATATCTACACACgtatttgtacataaatacacactGCACCAATTATGTGTAATATGTACtaatttatttatgatatttataaAGAAGACAGCATTGTAGTATTTTCACATATACTTTCAGCATCTAAGTAAAACAACACCACGAAAAAACAAGATGCTCTACTGTCCGCCGAATGtaacattttcgcaaatttgGATAAACAATGGCATATCACATTGTTTTATGGACACAATTGGCAATGGGGTGGCAAGTGGTTTTATGCTGCTCATGGGCACCGTACAACTACTAATGTATCGCAAATATGCCACACGCAATGATCCGACGCATATCACCAAATCGCGCTTATACGCTTTGCAGCTCTTTCTATTATTCTTCTTTCCTATATTGGCATTAGTAAGATTCCTCTTAAATGCACGTGTCTACCCGGATCATGCAGTTTATGGATATATGGTGAGTTTTGTGTATACAAACTTTAGTTtctttatatatgcatatgtataaattttgctCTTTTAATTTTAGATACTCTCAACTGTACTTATTTGCATATCATATCCTTTCTCAGTTTGTGTTATATTAAAGGAACGCTTCTATCAGCTGCCATCACTACCGACGCGAGGTCACGGCCtcatattattactattttggACTTTGGGTTTTATCAATGAATCATTGGCATTCATAAATTTGCGACATGAAGATTGGTGGTTCACACTTAAAACGTTAGTACTGAAGagaaatcaataaatatatttattatgcaaattaattCATGAATTAAGTGTATATATGCTTAATTAGTTGATAACAATTAAGTTTGGAAATTGGCTTATAAATTTTGCTCTAGATTGTAATATAAACTACACTAAGTGGCATTCTATACCACTTACTCgacattatatttttgtatgctttgcatacatatatacgctaaATGGTAAAATCTCTTACAATTTCCCGTTTTTACTTAATTAATGTtccattcattcatttttttctttttatagcAATAAAGATCAAGTGGAAATGGCTTTATTCGTTACACGCTTCATAACCTCACTATTGATTTTCATATTGGGTCTTAAGGCACCTGGTATTATGCGGCCTTATGTGCATCTCGATGAACCATCCAATGCGAGCAACAATAATACACAACAGGGTTCCGCTTTTCGCAATGCTTTTAAGAAATTGGCTAAACTATTTCCCTACATGTGGCCTAAAAAAGACGTGATGTTACAATTATCTGTTGTTGTCTGTGTACTATTGCTAATTGCTGGACGTGTTATTAAACTATTTTTGCCAATCTATCGAAAAAAGCTGGGTATGTCGTATACAATAAtcttatataattaaatttcttaatatacatatttcctgATTGCAGTGGACAGCCTCACCATACCGCCTATACTCTTCCGTTGGGATTTCGTACTTATCTATGTTGCATTATCCTTTGTACAAGGCGGTGGCACTGGCACTATGGGGCTTTTCAATAATTTACGTTCTTTTCTGTGGATACGCGTACAACAGTATACAACGAGAGAAATTGAAGTCGATCTATTCAGTCATTTGCATCAACTCTCACTGCGTTGGCATCTGCAACGCAAAACTGGCGAAGTTTTACGTGTTATGGATCGTGGCACAGACtccattaataatttattaaactaCATTATCTTTTCGATTACGCCCACTATTGTCGATTTGCTTGTAGCTGTGGTTTTCTTTATCTACGCTTTCAATTGGTGGTTTGGACTGATTGTGTTTCTCACAATGTTtctatatatttgtaagtaatgatggaagaacaaaaaaatatacttattttcctatttaacctaaaaaatatgaatttttttcagtgGCCACTATTTTGGTTACCGAATGGCGCACTAAGTATCAGCGTCGCATGAATTTGGCCGATAATGCTCAGCGCGCACGCAGTGTTGACTCGCTATTAAATTTCGAAACTGTAAAATATTACGGCGCTGAACAGTATGAGGTTGAGGAATACCGTCAGGCCATTGTAAAATATCAGGTACCCATATatgccaaaaatttaaattaacatttcattaatacacatatatatattctttttccAATTCTAGAAGGAAGAATTCCTCTCCATGTTGACACTCAACTTACTTAACACCTCTCAAAATATTATACTCTGTCTCGGCTTGCTCTGCGGCTCAATGCTGTGTGTCTATTTAGTTGCGCATCATCAGACGCTCACCGTCGGTGACTTTGTACTCTTCTTCACCTACCTTATGGATCTTTATATGCCGCTCAATTGGTTTGGCACCTACTATCGTGCTATACAGAAGAATTTCGTCGATATGGAGAACATGTTCGATCTGTTGAAGGAGGATCAGGAAATTTTTGATGCACCTGGTGCTGCACCACTTATCACCGCTGGTGCGGGCATTGAATTCTCGAATGTAACTTTTGGTTACTCACCCGAGAAGATTGTATTGCGCAATGTAAGCTTCAGCGTGCCACCGGGTAAAACTGTCGCCATCGTTGGACCATCTGGCGCGGGTAAAAGCACAATTGTACGTTTGCTCTTCCGTTTCTATGACGTACAATCCGGTGCAGTGCTAATCGATGGACAGAATATCAAATTAGTGCAGCAGCAGAGTTTAAGAAAGGCAATTGGTAAGTTAAGAatataagttaagttaagtttttgACACATTTCTAATCACCTCATTTCCTAACCATCTCCTTTTCTTCTACGCCACGATGCCCAAGTACTTGATCTCTTAAGGTGATACTACTGCCTGAAGTCATTCTTGAATAAAACAAAGGATGACTTCGTTATAATAATTGCTCTGTAAGATGAGGagtgtcatcaacaaggcaaaatcttCCAAATCCGTTGGCCCTGCTGGAGTTAACACGCTGAGCGTCTatgctcgacgggagtaagccATGTCctcaaggtcctcaacctgtcgctgaccactcttcaaattcCCCTTTTTGTGGAAAATCGGGAGAGTGGACCCACTACTGAAATCTGGGAAACCCGTCTTCAAATAAGAGTcctatcgtccgataactctcctcccTAATATTGAAGgcacttgaggccttgctactcccgaTCCTCACACTCCACCTGAGCATAGCAAACCACCAGCATggcttccgaaaagtgcacagcacttAGCGTTATAAGCACCTAGATAGTTCAGAGTcttaaccagaaaccaccctacGAGAAGACAATCATCGTAGcctcaaaagcttttgacacagtcaatcacacaacgctacttgaGGACATCGAAAAATCAACGCTCCCTTCAGGACCGAAGGGAGTCtaaccccgtcgaaacagcacaaTTCctggcctaccgttggatgacgtcgatagcaacttatctaatccttatcgtcctaacggggattaggtacccgttacaacaacCCTAACCACATCGGCGAACTACCGTGAGACGGTTTCTTTGAGACACTCGTTTAAACTGGAGTCACCCcagtattttttcttgttcaggGTTGTGTTGAACTTTCTCCTGAAGCTCATTCGCTTAGACATTTTCTTCGTAGCTGCGTTTAATAACCAAGACTTCTTTTCGAATCCTAATTTTAATCATCTTGAAATCTACAGATATTTCTTATGTAGCCTCttttacctttttttatttctttgaatcTAATTACAAATTTCTTTGCGCAGGCGTGGTGCCCCAGGACACTGTACTCTTCAATAACACGATTTTCTACAACATTGAATATGGCAAAATTGGCGCACGCGCCGATGAAGTGTACGAGGCTGCGCGCCTGGCCGATATACATGAACGGATTTTGGGCTTCCCCGAACGCTATGAAACGAAAGTGGGTGAGCGGGGCTTACGTCTAAGCGGTGGCGAGAAACAACGTGTTGCCATAGCGCGCACGCTGCTCAAAGCGCCGGTGTTGGTGCTGCTCGATGAGGCCACGTCGGCGCTCGACACCAATACCGAACGAAATATTCAAGCGGCCTTATCGCGTGTCTGCGCCAATCGCACGACAATTGTAATTGCGCATCGTCTCTCCACAATCATAAACGCCGATGAGATACTCGTGCTTAAGGATGGCAACATCGCCGAACGTGGACGACATGAGGAGCTGCTGCAACGTAAGGATGGCGTTTACGCTGAGATGTGGATGCAACAGCTCAAGAACTTGGAGAGTGATGGAGAGGGAGAAAAGAATGTTAACACGAAAGACAAACCTCCAACGGAAGACGCTGGTAGTGGCATTAGTGCCATGCTGCGCGCCGGGCATGCGCACGGTGGTGCGCGCTAAAGCCGTTATGGCggataaaaaattacaagtgCTTATGAATGGTTATAGACTTTtctgtgtttattttttcaaaccatatactatatatatttttttgttttcaaaatatgcatgtttgtatgtggcATACACGAGTCGGCCTGTTTACGTGTATAAAATTGTTATGAATGGTGTAATGGAATGTATTTAAACTGTAACGCGTATGGCAGTTTGTGGTTTATACAATGAAAACTAGAGATCTAGAGATATGTAGCAAAACgctacttaaaatatatataatagtaataaaaaaataacaaaattcaattttctgcGTTTTATACTCATTAGTACATAGGTTAGGTGAGGTTTTACTGGCTGGCTGTCACGCCATACATAGATC contains the following coding sequences:
- the LOC105230475 gene encoding ATP-binding cassette sub-family B member 6, translating into MLYCPPNVTFSQIWINNGISHCFMDTIGNGVASGFMLLMGTVQLLMYRKYATRNDPTHITKSRLYALQLFLLFFFPILALVRFLLNARVYPDHAVYGYMILSTVLICISYPFSVCVILKERFYQLPSLPTRGHGLILLLFWTLGFINESLAFINLRHEDWWFTLKTNKDQVEMALFVTRFITSLLIFILGLKAPGIMRPYVHLDEPSNASNNNTQQGSAFRNAFKKLAKLFPYMWPKKDVMLQLSVVVCVLLLIAGRVIKLFLPIYRKKLVDSLTIPPILFRWDFVLIYVALSFVQGGGTGTMGLFNNLRSFLWIRVQQYTTREIEVDLFSHLHQLSLRWHLQRKTGEVLRVMDRGTDSINNLLNYIIFSITPTIVDLLVAVVFFIYAFNWWFGLIVFLTMFLYILATILVTEWRTKYQRRMNLADNAQRARSVDSLLNFETVKYYGAEQYEVEEYRQAIVKYQKEEFLSMLTLNLLNTSQNIILCLGLLCGSMLCVYLVAHHQTLTVGDFVLFFTYLMDLYMPLNWFGTYYRAIQKNFVDMENMFDLLKEDQEIFDAPGAAPLITAGAGIEFSNVTFGYSPEKIVLRNVSFSVPPGKTVAIVGPSGAGKSTIVRLLFRFYDVQSGAVLIDGQNIKLVQQQSLRKAIGVVPQDTVLFNNTIFYNIEYGKIGARADEVYEAARLADIHERILGFPERYETKVGERGLRLSGGEKQRVAIARTLLKAPVLVLLDEATSALDTNTERNIQAALSRVCANRTTIVIAHRLSTIINADEILVLKDGNIAERGRHEELLQRKDGVYAEMWMQQLKNLESDGEGEKNVNTKDKPPTEDAGSGISAMLRAGHAHGGAR